One Vanessa atalanta chromosome 6, ilVanAtal1.2, whole genome shotgun sequence genomic window carries:
- the LOC125064786 gene encoding RING-type E3 ubiquitin-protein ligase PPIL2 — protein MGKRQHQKDKMYITHTEWTTIYGGKRSGTLIEEDTSFKRLPFDHCCLCLQPFNEPFCDADGNIFELQPVIPFLKKFKVNPVTGKKIDIKSLIKLNFFKNSAGEYHCPVLFKPFTKNSHIVAISTSGNVYCYEAVEQLNIKGKNWKDLINDTPFTRADIITIQDPNHLGKFNISNFHHIKNSLRIETEEEIALKKDPHARLKTVSAETRDILQELDKEYKAPENNEVKKEELADKFNAAHYSTGMVAASFTSTAMVPETTHQAAILCEDEVKYDRVKKKGYVRLVTNLGQLNFELYCDVTPKACDNFIKHCLNGYYNGTKFHRSIRNFMIQGGDPTGTGLGGESIWKKPFEDELKPNLHHTGRGVLAMANSGPNTNGSQFFITFRSCKQLDGKHTIFGKLVGGLDTLSAMEQIEVDNKDRPIQDIIIEVAQVFVDPFAEAEEQLALERAEEMKKRAAEQELGVKPKKGSTQPLKVFRDGVGKYLNLQEEPSTSKPSVNQEVPAKKAKKDGKYNFGTFESW, from the exons ATGGGAAAACGTCAACATcaaaaagacaaaat gtACATTACACACACTGAATGGACCACTATTTATGGTGGAAAAAGATCAGGAACGCTTATAGAAGAGGACACATCATTTAAACGACTCCCTTTTGATCACTGTTGCTTATGTTTACAACCATTTAATGAACCATTCTGTGATGCAGATGGAAATATATTTGAGTTGCAACCCGTAATACCATTTTTGAAGAAGTTTAAAGTTAATCCTGTGACTGGAAAG AAAATTGACATAAAGAGTTTGATCaaacttaacttttttaagAATTCAGCAGGAGAATACCATTGTCCAGTATTATTTAAACCATTCACAAAGAACTCTCATATTGTTGCTATTAGTACCAGTGGTAATGTCTACTGCTATGAAGCTGTCGAACAACTCAATATCAAAGGGAAGAATTGGAAAGACCTCATTAATGACACACCATTTACAAGAGCCGATATCATCACTATACAGGATCCTAATCACTTgggaaaatttaatatatctaatttcCATCATATAAAAAACAGTTTGAGGATCGAGACTGAAG AGGAGATTGCTCTGAAGAAAGATCCCCATGCCAGACTAAAGACTGTATCAGCTGAGACAAGGGATATCCTACAAGAGCTTGACAAAGAATATAAGGCACCTGAAAATAATGAAGTTAAAAAGGAGGAA tTAGCAGATAAATTCAATGCAGCTCACTATTCAACTGGTATGGTGGCGGCAAGTTTCACATCAACAGCCATGGTACCTGAGACAACGCACCAAGCTGCTATACTGTGTGAGGATGAAGTTAAATATGACAGAGTTAAGAAAAAAG gaTATGTAAGATTAGTAACTAATCTCggacaattaaattttgaattatattgcgACGTGACGCCTAAAGCTTGCGATAACTTCATAAAGCACTGTCTCAATGGATACTACAATGGAACTAAGTTTCATAGATCGATAAGGAACTTTATG ATTCAAGGTGGCGATCCTACTGGAACAGGTTTAGGCGGAGAGTCTATATGGAAAAAACCGTTTGAGGATGAACTAAAACCGAATCTGCACCACACTGGGCGCGGTGTACTCGCTATGGCCAACTCTGGTCCCAATACAAACGGTTCTCAATT CTTCATCACATTTCGCTCCTGTAAACAATTGGATGGGAAGCATACAATATTTGGCAAATTAGTTGGTGGATTAGACACATTAAGTGCAATGGAACAGATTGAAGTAGATAATAAAGACAGGCCTATACAAGATATTATCATTGAAGTAGCTCAGGTTTTTGTTGATCCATTTGCTGAGGCTGAAGAACAG CTTGCTTTGGAAAGGGCTGAAGAAATGAAAAAACGCGCAGCAGAACAGGAACTCGGTGTTAAACCAAAAAAAGGCTCAACACAACCTCTCAAAGTATTTAGAGATGGAGTcggtaaatatttgaatttacaagAAGAACCCTCAACAAGCAAACCATCAGTAAATCAAGAAGTTCCTGCAAAGAAAGCTAAAAAAGATGGTAAATATAACTTTGGAACCTTCGAATcatggtaa
- the LOC125064787 gene encoding protein lin-7 homolog C, giving the protein MSTTGEQLTLARDIKRAIELLEKLQQSGEVPATKLAALQKVLQSDFLNAVREVYEHVYETVDIQGSADIRASATAKATVAAFAAAEGHAHPRVVELPKTEEGLGFNVMGGKEQNSPIYISRIIPGGVADRHGGLKRGDQLLSVNGVSVEGENHEKAVELLKQAVGSVKLVVRYTPKVLEEMEMRFDKQRTVRRRQNFN; this is encoded by the coding sequence atgagtaCTACAGGGGAGCAATTGACTCTAGCACGAGATATTAAAAGAGCAATAGAACTGTTGGAAAAACTTCAACAAAGTGGCGAAGTACCTGCTACAAAATTAGCTGCATTGCAAAAAGTGCTTCAAAGTGATTTTTTAAATGCTGTTAGAGAAGTTTATGAGCATGTATATGAGACAGTAGATATTCAAGGTTCGGCGGATATTCGGGCTTCTGCTACAGCTAAAGCGACAGTAGCAGCTTTCGCAGCAGCAGAAGGCCATGCTCATCCCCGCGTTGTTGAACTTCCTAAAACGGAAGAGGGGCTTGGATTTAACGTCATGGGTGGCAAGGAACAAAATTCCCCCATATATATTTCAAGAATTATACCCGGTGGTGTAGCTGATCGTCATGGAGGCTTAAAAAGAGGAGACCAGCTTTTATCTGTCAATGGTGTGTCAGTAGAAGGTGAAAATCATGAAAAGGCTGTGGAATTATTAAAACAGGCCGTGGGATCTGTAAAACTTGTCGTCCGTTACACACCAAAAGTATTGGAAGAAATGGAAATGAGGTTTGACAAGCAGAGAACTGTTCGTCGTCgtcagaattttaattaa